The genomic DNA TCTCGCTTCGGCGAGTCTCGTGGCAAATATCATTGACCACGGAGAAAATCCATGAACGCATCGAAATTACGTGAGAATGGGTTTCCAATTACAATCGCCACCAAACAGCAGTTATATTTCGCGTGTTTGCACGCATACTGTGTTTACGTATGACGATGCATACCGTACAATCGGCATATCGTTAAGTCAGAGATCGATTAGCATAAATCAATGTTATTAGCATCTAATGGTATATCGTAATACAGAACGAATGAATGTTGTCTTCGGTTCTTGAATCGAATgtgatatttaacattttgataaataatcgagCAAACGTTTGATCAATCCCCATTTCGAGTTCGACTCGTAATCGAGTGTTTGTTTCGAATCAATATGGAATCAGTGTAacatttcgatattaaatgaataatttttctcaacaGTTCAGTCGATTAATAAAAGTGACGAAATCGAACAGTTTGATCGAATGAACGCgtgttcaattaataatatacttgcttctaataataaataaaaatgtttaatgaaaatttggaatttggctaataataatttaatttggttaataaaaaatgaaattaattgtaaataatgtaaatcaaTGAATagtacttttaatattttaatatttgttttaatatttgttagttcgaaaaaaattcgattaatttttaaatattaaatttaatatttgataaattaaatacgaaataaataattaaatacttaattttacgaatattatttatcgaatgatTTATGATGTTATGTTGTGTTTCCATGGAATTTTTGATGTAtgaagaaacatttattttttcaattatttcacaaaGTAATGTTTTCTTgatgatttagaaaaataaatcataaagttttctttcgttgtataaatcaatcgatattttgGAAGATGATTATTTATGTCAACAGAGaatgagaaattttcttttttataaaagaaaatttatactatctttttctttcgaacaatgagtatttttaattctcattttttattttttaaattatttttacgaatgtTTGTTCATTAAtcttgatgataaaatttatttataatttgaaatttattttacaaataaaatttgatatttcatttctcttttgttatctctatcataataataaaatttttaatttattcaaaaaaaatcatttccatCTATCGACTCGTTGaaactatatttttgttatttttgcacttttcaataataataataattcaaaacattgtataaattaaagaagaggaacaaaaaaatttaaaaaaacgtatAAATTTCCAATCAAAACTGCTTTCCACAAACGAATCGTACGATTAAAATACTgcgtatttcttatttttcctcttccttcctctcctctcatTTCTATGAAGGACACGAACCCACGTAATAGCCGCGCAAACGTAACAGTTGTGCTTTTAAATGTAATGCATGCAAACGATCCAGTTGCATTAAACACcgatataaaaagagaagagaagagaagagaaaaagaaaaagagaagggagggaaaaaaaagagagaaggaataaaaaaggaaacgaaggggaagaaaaaagagagaagagataaaaaaaaaaaagaaaacgaagcaaattattatgatgaaatattaCCTTACAAACGAGTTCCGTATCCCAAGGCAGGATAGAAATCAGGTCTATTACCTCGCAGGACGCCCCAAGCTCCTCCTGAACGAGATCTGCCACCTCCAATAGTACGTGCACCTGAGTTCCCCAGCCCACCAGTGTCGCTGCGTCACCTATATGCAAATCCACGCACTTGTAAACCACCTTATTTTACACTTCTCATAATTATCTTTGTGTCTGTTTTTATATCAAAGTATCCTGTTCCAGGAGATCGGCCATCGCGTGTACCGATTGAGTCGAATAATGAAAGGACGAATATTATACagtcgaattttaataaatttgaattaattcgaatttgaagggaatgaaaattttgaaattatggaggttttatttttttttaattttcgagaagaaaaatttaaaaaaggaaagaatcaatattcttttcaatatttttataaagttcttataatttaaatattactttttgttttatttgaaataattgtaataaatgaagaaaaaaaaaatgaatggttAGATATTAACATATTGCAATAGATAAGTATTTCGAATtgtgacaaaaattttaatattaaattttgaattttaaatgaattgaagagatataaatatgaacattataaagttattaaattatgatataaattacaaaaatatttattaagtttatttatcaAGTTATAAGTAATTGCGTTAAATGAAGatggaaatagaaagaaaccattttatcttcatttttttagcTTCATCTAaggcaaatttaaattatttataaataaatgtaattaataaataataaataataatctgacATTTTTGTACcaacttttgtatttgttttgatttctaaAATCCATTCTCTTAAGAAatctcatgaatatattatatatatatttaaagtaaacttatattgtaaagatttttattatgaaaaaaaaaaataaataaacaaaattgtaattttcaagTTAGAGACTGTATTTTGATTGTGTTTAATTTCCTGTTTATGAATCAACTTTGTCAATAGtgctgaataatatttaagacatagagaaaaataaaatatattaatttaaacatttaaattttgaaaagttgaacattatattttgatcaCATTTTAagttgaaattagaaattgtttaaaaaatgaaattaagtgCTTGCTtttaaatgattcatttaatataattaagcattataatgattaaggattaaatttttatttgattaattgcaatttataattagaatagttatttggttaaaattaataattatatgttaaacttttttttgatttttcaatattggtattaataataaattttaatgaaataaattaacaaataataaatttataatcatacttgattatttttatcaatcattttaacaattcttcttcttttttaattatatacacttATACTTCTGAagcaatcattttaataatataaattttaatcaatagttAATGCTtagatatatgaaatattttatgttatactcTTTACTATGTAAAGAGTATAAAAgccattttaaaaatgttaatatctgAATGAagtcaaaaattcaaaatgaataattattatacaatagttatatttaatacatctcaaaattataatatatataattaataatataataataataactatattgtgaataagtttatatttaaaaagatttcaatatcaaaattcaattttgaaaatggaatAAGAGATAACTTCAACCTTTAATAAAGaaagtatatgaaaaataataattcatcgatcaaaataaataattcttattcaaaaaaataataatcatccaAACGATCCTTTATCGTACATTTGCAGATTGACAACTGCTCATTATCCATCATTTAGTACAGTACACAAACATgtgatgaattatttatccgGCCGTTATTAATATCGTTGATAATAACTATACAACAGCCATAAATTTCTCCGTGAGTGAAGAGCTTGTGAAAGTTTTCCATTATGATCACGATCGATCCACAATTATTACTTCGAACGTGAGAAAAGAAATGGCGAATTACGCGTGGAAGGATGATCAAACATGATGCACGAATCGACGATATCGTTACGCGGTACACAAAGtgaaacttataatataaaccaTAAGATCTCTCTTCCTGCACGCCTACCTTCTCTCACAATCTCAGCCTTGCCGATCTCTATCTTATAATCAGCTGTCGGCACATCGTCTATTGCTGTACGGTACAATATTTTCGGCTCGAACATGATGCAGGGATCCGGTTCCTCTATGCAGCTTAACAAAAGACCTTTCGCCTGTTTCGCTCCGCGGGGCATAACGATCTGAAAAGGACGTTCGGTTACAATTCATTGTTGTGGTGGTCATATACCCTGTGTTATGGTCATATACACGCAATTCACCGATTACGTTCTGGAATTCAGAGATAAGCAACCTTATCTTTATTTGAAAGTTTTGATACTGAAATTGTACATGTACAGAAAAAGAACATTTGCTTGgtgatgtaataataaaatgtgtttatattttcattttggaaAGTGgtacacatatataaaaagtatgtacatggataaatgtttttaatcgtGTTACagatttttaatggaaatttacaaattaaaaattaagaaatattagaattttagcACGAtgggaatgaaaaatattatttattttatacgtttatagattattataatataaagctTTATGAATGAATACAacagaaaattcgaaaagttaaaaaataaagaaattgtatgatttgtgtataatataattattttttacgatttgtTTTTCTTGAAAACATTCATTAGAATGTCCTccattatacatatgtatacacgTATTATTAatgacattaaaatttatattaaaattcagattaaaatacaaatgattttgaatcaaaataattaatcaaacatttctaaaatataattataatttttttaatcttcatttttaaaatgtattatttcccAAAGTTGGAATATATTCCtcctgtaaaaaatattttttaaaattttattaattattcaataattcaaaaataacatGAGAAAGCAAAGATAAATTGAATGACGCAAGAGAGAGATATGAGATAGTATGCACTTTAATTAATGAAGTTCAGACTTCGACAAAAATATGTTCGAAACAGGTGCATAATAGAATGTATAAGGTATGCACAGTTTCATTACGTAGCTTCGTTTTCACGTAGGTAGGTATTGTGTCAAAGCGCGAGACGAAGAGCGTGTGATCTCTTGGTTTCAGGAAATGTCGGCGTGATGTTGCGCACCGATGTTCATGTAATCGAGATGTATAGTGTCGGCGGTAGGAACGCGTTAGTATATGAGGAAAACTTTCTTCATGAATACGTAGAGTACATATGTCGTACAATATTCATGGGATCTCTTCTAGAAAGCCAATGACTATAGAACTAAAGCATACTCTTTGACGAAGAATATATCCTTGAGTATAGAAATTCGTTCTACATGCTTGTTCaagttttgtaatatttctattcgttCGGCCGATTTCTTTTATGATCGATTTCAATTGCAGTTGAATAATTAACGAttacaaatctaaaaatttctgaaatgtgcaaattaaaacgaaagcgatttgataaaaaaaattgaaaagtactGACTGAacgatttatgatataaaattattagtttgtATCATAGATCTATTAGATGGATTAATATGAACTCCATAATTGTATCTCTACAAACATCTATCggagaataaatgaaatatttattatcgaccACAGCTAAAAAACTTTActtgagaaatataattgtcattttcaatattatcgatattatcgatattttagaGAAGATGACAATGTTTTATCCTATATTTgcgaaaagaatataaaattatatatatataaattattataataataaaattagcttTTTTAATCGGATTTGCTtccttttaattcaatatcgaATTTGACTAATTAgtgctatatttttattttaattgacaaATCtcttaacaaattaattttgccTGATATCTTTGTTTAGGAAACTttgttttattgatttttattaaatttttaaacgaaatactgcaatattataaatcttaatatttagcgtgtatatcaaaaaatcagattttttttatataaaaagtaatcataaaatcatcacgaattatttgaatttaatattttatgcattagaatatttgcattaatatatatatacaaaatctattatataaaatcttgatattcttggaaaattctatcatttttaaaatgtttgatattaatataataaaattatagaaaatattgaattattatttttatatacctttAATCCTGGTGTATGAGCAAAATAAGCTTCTGGACTTTGAGAATGATAGAGACCACCATGACCGACAGCACCGCAAGGTGCCCGAATTGTTAACTTACCACACTCGAATTCTCCTCCACTTCGGTATCTTATTTTCGCCGCTTCATTTACCAACTGTAGATATAATGATTTCtcttagataaatatttcaattttagatttatattttaataataacatgattttcttaataaagtagtgtttttaatcttttgaaaattagtaatcaatattttcaataataataatacctgATCAAAAGCGGGAAATATATAATCGGCAAATTGAATTTCTGCGATTGCTGTTACGCCAGCAGTAGCTAAACCAATTCCAAAACCAGCAATTCCTTGTTCGCAAAGCGGTGTATTGAATACTCGTTCTTTGCCaaattctttttgtaaatttatcgtACAACGAAATACTCCTCCAAATCCAACGTCTTCCCCAAATATCACTGaatgtagaaaaataattgtaacatattaaaaaaatatattatgtacgaatattatataattatgaatattttctacaaattaataagaataatttatatattacaattagtgcattattaattataagaaataaattaaaaatttgtaaattagaaaattattgtataactttcttatagtattttttttaaatcctttaataataatattatttatctataaacaattagaatttaaattataaatactttacaaataatatttttttatctttaattgattgtttagtagaaaaaaaaaatttttgatattatttcattacctGCATTGGGATCTTTTGTCATTGCAATTCGAAGTCCATTGTTTATTGCTTGatacatattcattttttcagtCTCACctaaagtataattatattacaattttttttttgtttttatatttacatattattatattttatcaatcataCATATCTATTCATAATACAAgtgaatgtaaaatattatttttttattttttacttatcttatttataattctttaaaatataattaaattaattattataattatcgataaattaattaaattaacttaattattgataaaaaatatatatacacattgtatttataaagagTGCTTctctcaataaaatatatttcatattcctatttaattttcaatacagATAAGTAAgcaacaaattttcttattccatttcaaaatttaatttaacaatttcataactttctatataatgtattctatataaatgtatctattcaatttttactttaaattgtgctttatttattaattatgaaactattttcaattaattaataaaaatatattgtactcACCGGGAATATTTTTGCTCTTGTCAGTATAGTATGTGAATTGTATCCATCTGACATGTTCGCGGAATACTGATTTATCAGCTAGATTAAAAACGAAAGATGTACGAGCATTCGTTAACCGCGTAAACAATTGACTGAGTACCATCGCAACGAAATGACGATTGGAAGAGTATAGCGATAATGAAAGCTTTTTAATATCCGCTTATTCTGACTTACAtacattattgtaatttaaaatattcgaacctTCATACTTAATGTAGATTTggtaaacatataaatttcgtAAACATGTAGATGTTCTTATTTTGGAATAtactgtttatatatttatatatttcactgttatatatatgtgagtgcatatatatataataatcacatGATTATAGTGGAaagaatatacatacatatacatatttatatgattatacatGTGACTTGTTTCGAGAAATCTctggtattatattatatctcctatcatataatttcttttttccctatGTTTAGGAACTAGAGGAGCACGATATGTATAAtagatgtatgtatatattatgtaactaGTAGTATTTTACGTAActgaattctattataatttttaaataatagaagatggaaaaaattttgattgagtaaatttaaatgatatcatccatatcattgataatatatgatctgaaattctattttgatctcgcttatttgattaatatatatttttaaaatattaggatACTTGGataagaaattgttaatttaagatattttgatattattttgtcaattttatattttgattcataTACATctgaatatttctaataaataaatgtttattaataatttcatcatgcaatattaattaattcaatatttcaaatttaacaaaaaatttaaaaaactgatataatgatttttttttgttgaataatttaaaaagtttatacttttaatacgAATTgcttatttgataaatagatttaattacaaaaaatactcatataatttattcttatattttatatatattttttataaatttttttattttttacaaaattatattgatttgaaattgagttatttttaatacttaaaaaattatatattttaatgtctgttaaatattttaataaatatttcaatatcttatattgaaatattacatcaatatctatttatatcgaaatacatattatacatcatatatctaaatacgttaacatataattatttttaaaaaatactctttttaaaaaaattcgag from Apis mellifera strain DH4 linkage group LG4, Amel_HAv3.1, whole genome shotgun sequence includes the following:
- the LOC409306 gene encoding 2-oxoisovalerate dehydrogenase subunit beta, mitochondrial, with the protein product MVLSQLFTRLTNARTSFVFNLADKSVFREHVRWIQFTYYTDKSKNIPGETEKMNMYQAINNGLRIAMTKDPNAVIFGEDVGFGGVFRCTINLQKEFGKERVFNTPLCEQGIAGFGIGLATAGVTAIAEIQFADYIFPAFDQLVNEAAKIRYRSGGEFECGKLTIRAPCGAVGHGGLYHSQSPEAYFAHTPGLKIVMPRGAKQAKGLLLSCIEEPDPCIMFEPKILYRTAIDDVPTADYKIEIGKAEIVREGDAATLVGWGTQVHVLLEVADLVQEELGASCEVIDLISILPWDTELVCKSVKKTGRVIIAHEAPLTNGFGAEIISIIQEECFLHLEAPIQRVTGWDTPFPHVFEPFYLPDKWRCFAAVKNILNY